The following DNA comes from Streptomyces sp. NBC_00690.
CACCCCCGGGGGGAACACGGATACGGGCAAGGGAGCCGGTGCCGACGATGTCCACACGGTGTACTGCCTGGCCAAGGAACGGCGCAAGGCGGTTGTGGACGCCGCGGTGCGACTCGGAGTCGCCACCAAGGCGAAGGGGAAGCCCGAACGGCTCCTTCCATCGCCACCGGGCCCCTCGCCGAAGGCCAGCGATTTCCGGACGGTGGAGGAGTGGGCTGAGGAGCGTAGGGATTCCTTCCGGCGGGTGTGCGCCGCGGTGATGGAGGCCGATGCCAACGCCTCGTCCGAACCGGGCGCATCGGGGCCGAGCCTGCTGGAGACCTTGGTGGCAGGGGCCCTGCTGGCCGTGCTCGGCGCGGGGCTCACCCTCCTCGGCGGAGCCAGCGAGCGCTCCTCCGCTCGGCGCAGGGCACAGGCCGACGAGTTGGACGGCGCGACGATCCGCTTCGCGCTCGCCGCTGAAGGCTATCTGTCCGTGTGGGAGGGGGAGCGCGATGCCTCCTACAGCGAACTCGACTCCACACGGAGTGAGTTGGTGGTGGCCCTGCGGAGATTCGGAGTGGCGGGCTCCCAGCGTGTTGAGGCCCTCGCCCTCGCCGGTTCCCTTCCGTTCGGCGAGCCCCTGTCGGACCAGACCGTGGGCGGGCCGCAAGGAAACCGACTCCTCAAGGAACACGAGAAGCAGGCGGAGGCGAATCGACAGCGAACCCTCCTCCAGTCCGCGCTGTCCGATGTTGAACGACTCGTCTCGACCTCCCTGCTGAGGCATGTGCGGCGGGTGCTCCCGGGTCGGGCACCGAGGGGTGGGCGCGTATGACCCCGGATGAGCCCGTCAACCCCTTCGGAATCCCGGCCCCCTTCGATGTCTTCGGATCGGGCGAGATCGTCAAGCCGACGGAGGACTGCCCGTTAGCCCCCTGGCGCATTCCCGGGCATCTCAACCTCTGGGTTCCAGTGGATCACACGGACGAATTGATCAGCTCATTCGCGGCCCGGGGCCCTCAGCCCATGAGAATCGTCTCCAGCGATCCGGGTACGGGATACGTCGTCGTCGTGAGCGGGTCGACCGGTTCCGGGAAGACGTCCCTGATCAATTGGTGTATTGACGATCTATCGCGCCGGGTCAATGACTACCTGGGTCGCTCCAGCGTATTGGAAGGCGGACTGTGGGAGCCGCACAGTGGATATGACGGTGTGCACGTCGTCACCATGCGCGGATTCCGCAACCAGGACAACGGATTCAGCCATGAGGACGGCATCACCCTCAGTGTTTCGGATCTGAACCGCAAGATAGCCCAAGAGGTGCTCCGCAAGCTGGTGCGGGCGAAGGTGCTGACGAAGGAGACGGAGAAGACCGCACTGAGCTTTCGGTTCGTGTCCGACATGTATGCCTTGATCAGCGAGGAACTCGGCATCAGGGACCATGTCCTCATGATCGTGGTGCCGCATGTGAACTGGCGGAACCCAAAAGCCAGTCAACAATTCCTGGGT
Coding sequences within:
- a CDS encoding ATP-binding protein — protein: MTPDEPVNPFGIPAPFDVFGSGEIVKPTEDCPLAPWRIPGHLNLWVPVDHTDELISSFAARGPQPMRIVSSDPGTGYVVVVSGSTGSGKTSLINWCIDDLSRRVNDYLGRSSVLEGGLWEPHSGYDGVHVVTMRGFRNQDNGFSHEDGITLSVSDLNRKIAQEVLRKLVRAKVLTKETEKTALSFRFVSDMYALISEELGIRDHVLMIVVPHVNWRNPKASQQFLGSCHSHAKAGIVFFLESSGSSIGQDVEVAFHQYQSTHLMHLEMGQIKADDWASFIRQRTADGGLPGKAVKIADEVISTSPEEHLYSNVRELQTFLYAISQEVIAAGQEEIDMDRLSAFALNFGPPDLGDLGY